DNA from Halobaculum sp. XH14:
GGCCCGGGTCGCGCGGACCGACCGCCGTCACCGAACACGGGCGGCCCGCACGCCGCCACCGTTTTAGGACTGCCAAAAGTTCGACAGAGTTATGCTGGTTTAGGCGGGCCTAATGGCCATGGAGCGAGATGAGACCGAGACTGGAGCGCCGAGCAGACGGGAGTACGTCCGATACGTGGGGGCGGTCGCGGGCGGCGGCCTGCTCGCCGGCTGTATGGGCGGCGACGGGGCGACGCCGACCGCCCAACCGTCCGACCCGACCGACTCGGCCGACACCGACGCGACCGAGGCGTCGACGCCGACCGAGTCGGGGGGCGACGCGTACACGGTCACGATGGCACCGATGGGGGAAGTCGAGTTCGAGCGCCCGCCCGAGAGCGTGTTCACCCGACTGACCCACCTCGCCGGCATGGCGTTCGCGCTCGGTCGTGGGAACGACGTCAACGCGATGCACGCGCCGGCCTACTACGACGCGCTCTGGAACCAGTTCACGCCGCGGCTCGAGGGCGTCTCGCTGGACTGGACGGGGCTCTACTCCTCGTGGCAGACGAGCAAGGAGCAGCTGTACGAACTGGACAGCGACGTCCACCTCGCGGACCCGGCGAGCCTCTACGCGCTCGGCAGCTGGGACGTGACCGACATCGAGGAGGTCGCCGAGAACATCGGCCCCTGGTTCGGGAACACGTTCAGCGACAGCCACAGCCAGCCCCCCGAGGAGTGGGTCGACGACTACGAGTACTACGGGCTCTGGGAGATGTTCGAGAAGGTCGCGCAGGTGTTCCGCGAGGAGGAGCGCTACGAGGCGCTCGCGTCGATCCACGCGGACGTGCGCTCCCGGATCGACGCGGAGCTTCCGTCCGAGAGCGATCGCCCCCGGACGGTGATGGGCGGGTTCAGCGAGGTCGACGCCCCGTACGTCTACAAGACCGACGCGCCGGGGTTCCTGGCGGCCCACGTCCGGCCGTTCAAGTCGCGGAACGCGTTCGGCGAGGACGTCTCCTCCACCACGCAGGTCGACATGGAGGCGATGCTCGAGGCCGACCCGGACGTCATCTTC
Protein-coding regions in this window:
- a CDS encoding ABC transporter substrate-binding protein, encoding MERDETETGAPSRREYVRYVGAVAGGGLLAGCMGGDGATPTAQPSDPTDSADTDATEASTPTESGGDAYTVTMAPMGEVEFERPPESVFTRLTHLAGMAFALGRGNDVNAMHAPAYYDALWNQFTPRLEGVSLDWTGLYSSWQTSKEQLYELDSDVHLADPASLYALGSWDVTDIEEVAENIGPWFGNTFSDSHSQPPEEWVDDYEYYGLWEMFEKVAQVFREEERYEALASIHADVRSRIDAELPSESDRPRTVMGGFSEVDAPYVYKTDAPGFLAAHVRPFKSRNAFGEDVSSTTQVDMEAMLEADPDVIFALGGMHPGTDMPAIRSGLEEHPVGREITAVKNGRVYAQGARYQGPILNLFQLEMTAKQLYPEAFGEWPTYETGPYPEIPAEERLFDRDEVAGIINGEF